One genomic segment of Ctenopharyngodon idella isolate HZGC_01 chromosome 7, HZGC01, whole genome shotgun sequence includes these proteins:
- the caprin1a gene encoding caprin-1a isoform X4, with amino-acid sequence MPSVTTGDNAVHSSSPDSGSAPSEALKQVLVVIDKKVRNMEKKKSKLDDYQTRKNKGERLNHDQLEALSKAPEVAHNLDFARELQKNFLALNVEIQKTVKKATRREQLKREEAERKRLKAVLEVQYLLEQLGEESVRQDLTQSSGDAPLLTESELTGLDEFYKLIGPERDSSVRLAEQFEEASIHLWELLEGRDKAVAGTTYKALKETLDKMLLSGYFDRAQTHQNGVCEEETGAAAAAESSESEDRPAEPEGTAQEYTETIEVESTEFVNRQFVPETTYSSSDKEQGAEWNTSSQAVSALQQPQQPPAAMSPALVSSEPHTLNAVLPPPATDPVVRKQAVQDLMAQMQGTFNFMQDSMLEFEGPPLDPAIVSAQPMKPAQMVCPPESRLPQHNALSVQPEHAQVPMVSSTPPLYQPPHNSEPRPQTDSIDPLQVSMPLSSEQSPTPSSQPQVFQPVSKPLHSGINVNAAPFQSMQAVFNMNAPVPPTSEMDSQKISSQYQSSYGQGYSTQANLPAEQQEMPQEALQSGGHQSAPQQPSGQGTGFGRPGQSFYSNRAMPRGGPRTPRGALNGYRGPSNGFRAGYDGYRAPFPNTPNTGYGQTQFSTPRDYSNTYQRDGYQQSFKRGATQGPRGCSRGRGGSYRPSRGMGPMAAQQTS; translated from the exons ATGCCATCAGTGACCACTGGCGACAATGCTGTTCACTCCTCCAGTCCGGATTCGGGCTCTGCGCCATCTGAAGCCCTCAAGCAAGTTCTTGTTGTAATCGACAAGAAGGTTCGCAACATGGAAAAGAAAAAG AGCAAGCTGGATGATTACCAGACAAGAAAGAACAAAGGAGAACGCCTCAACCACGATCAGCTG GAGGCTTTATCTAAAGCTCCGGAGGTGGCTCACAACTTGGACTTTGCCCGTGAGTTGCAGAAAAACTTCCTGGCTTTAAATGTGGAG ATCCAGAAAACGGTGAAAAAGGCGACACGACGGGAGCAGTTGAAGAGGGAGGAGGCAGAGCGCAAGAGACTGAAGGCAGTGCTGGAGGTGCAGTACTTGCTGGAGCAGCTGGGGGAGGAGAGCGTGAGGCAGGACCTGACTCAGTCCAGTGGGGATGCCCCCTTGCTCACAGAGTCAGAGCTCACGGGCCTGGACGAGTTCTACAAGCTAATTGGGCCTGAGCGGGACTCTAGCGTGAG GTTGGCTGAGCAGTTTGAGGAAGCATCCATTCATTTGTGGGAGCTTTTGGAAGGAAGGGATAAAGCTGTGGCTGGAACcacat ACAAAGCCCTTAAGGAAACCTTGGACAAGATGCTGCTAAGTGGGTACTTTGATCGTGCCCAAACACATCAGAATGGAGTGTGCGAAGAAGAGACGGGGGCTGCAGCAGCAGCGGAGTCATCAGAGAGTGAGGACCGCCCCGCTGAGCCAG AGGGAACCGCTCAAGAATACACAGAAACTATTGAGGTTGAATCAACAGAG tTTGTAAACAGACAGTTCGTTCCAGAAACTACCTACAGCAGCAGTGACAAAGAACAAGGAGCAGAGTGGAACACAAGTTCTCAG GCGGTTAGTGCCCTTCAGCAACCACAACAGCCACCTGCCGCCATGAGCCCAGCTTTGGTCAGCTCAGAACCACACACACTGAACGCCGTCCTCCCTCCTCCTGCAACAGATCCCGTGGTCCGAAAGCAAGCAGTTCAAGATCTCATGGCTCAAATGCAGGGTACCTTCAACTTCATGCAG GACTCTATGCTGGAGTTTGAGGGACCGCCTTTAGATCCTGCAATTGTGTCGGCACAGCCCATGAAACCTGCTCAGATGGTCTGTCCGCCAG AATCCAGACTGCCCCAACACAATGCTCTTTCTGTGCAGCCTGAACATGCGCAA GTTCCGATGGTCTCCTCCACGCCCCCTCTCTATCAGCCCCCTCATAACTCTGAGCCTCGACCGCAGACAGACTCCATTGACCCCCTGCAG GTCTCCATGCCCCTGTCGTCTGAGCAGTCCCCCACCCCTTCCTCTCAGCCCCAGGTGTTTCAACCTGTCTCCAAACCCCTTCACAGTGGCATCAACGTTAACGCAGCTCCATTCCAGTCCATGCAAGCG GTGTTCAATATGAATGCTCCAGTTCCTCCAACCAGTGAGATGGACTCTCAGAAGATTTCTAGTCAATATCAGAGCAGTTACGGTCAAGGCTACAGCACACAGGCCAACCTTCCAGCCGAGCAGCAGGAAATGCCTCAAGAAGCCCTGCAGTCAG GGGGACACCAGTCTGCACCTCAGCAGCCCTCGGGGCAGGGCACAGGGTTTGGGCGTCCAGGTCAGTCCTTTTACAGCAACAGAGCAATGCCACGAGGTGGACCCAGAACTCCTAGAGGGGCTTTGAATGGCTACCGTGGACCATCAAATGGATTTAGAG cTGGATACGATGGGTATCGTGCTCCATTCCCCAACACTCCTAACACCGGATATGGGCAAACTCAGTTCAGCACGCCGCGAGATTACTCCAACACCTACCAACGG GATGGATATCAGCAAAGCTTCAAGCGAGGGGCTACCCAGGGACCTCGAGGTTGCTCTCGAG GACGTGGGGGATCATATCGGCCCAGCAGAGGAATGGGTCCCATGGCCGCCCAACAGACCAGCTAA
- the caprin1a gene encoding caprin-1a isoform X2 — MPSVTTGDNAVHSSSPDSGSAPSEALKQVLVVIDKKVRNMEKKKSKLDDYQTRKNKGERLNHDQLEALSKAPEVAHNLDFARELQKNFLALNVEIQKTVKKATRREQLKREEAERKRLKAVLEVQYLLEQLGEESVRQDLTQSSGDAPLLTESELTGLDEFYKLIGPERDSSVRLAEQFEEASIHLWELLEGRDKAVAGTTYKALKETLDKMLLSGYFDRAQTHQNGVCEEETGAAAAAESSESEDRPAEPEGTAQEYTETIEVESTEFVNRQFVPETTYSSSDKEQGAEWNTSSQAVSALQQPQQPPAAMSPALVSSEPHTLNAVLPPPATDPVVRKQAVQDLMAQMQGTFNFMQDSMLEFEGPPLDPAIVSAQPMKPAQMVCPPESRLPQHNALSVQPEHAQVPMVSSTPPLYQPPHNSEPRPQTDSIDPLQVSMPLSSEQSPTPSSQPQVFQPVSKPLHSGINVNAAPFQSMQAVFNMNAPVPPTSEMDSQKISSQYQSSYGQGYSTQANLPAEQQEMPQEALQSVGPFHSQDQGIPSAGGHQSAPQQPSGQGTGFGRPGQSFYSNRAMPRGGPRTPRGALNGYRGPSNGFRAGYDGYRAPFPNTPNTGYGQTQFSTPRDYSNTYQRDGYQQSFKRGATQGPRGCSRGRGGSYRPSRGMGPMAAQQTS, encoded by the exons ATGCCATCAGTGACCACTGGCGACAATGCTGTTCACTCCTCCAGTCCGGATTCGGGCTCTGCGCCATCTGAAGCCCTCAAGCAAGTTCTTGTTGTAATCGACAAGAAGGTTCGCAACATGGAAAAGAAAAAG AGCAAGCTGGATGATTACCAGACAAGAAAGAACAAAGGAGAACGCCTCAACCACGATCAGCTG GAGGCTTTATCTAAAGCTCCGGAGGTGGCTCACAACTTGGACTTTGCCCGTGAGTTGCAGAAAAACTTCCTGGCTTTAAATGTGGAG ATCCAGAAAACGGTGAAAAAGGCGACACGACGGGAGCAGTTGAAGAGGGAGGAGGCAGAGCGCAAGAGACTGAAGGCAGTGCTGGAGGTGCAGTACTTGCTGGAGCAGCTGGGGGAGGAGAGCGTGAGGCAGGACCTGACTCAGTCCAGTGGGGATGCCCCCTTGCTCACAGAGTCAGAGCTCACGGGCCTGGACGAGTTCTACAAGCTAATTGGGCCTGAGCGGGACTCTAGCGTGAG GTTGGCTGAGCAGTTTGAGGAAGCATCCATTCATTTGTGGGAGCTTTTGGAAGGAAGGGATAAAGCTGTGGCTGGAACcacat ACAAAGCCCTTAAGGAAACCTTGGACAAGATGCTGCTAAGTGGGTACTTTGATCGTGCCCAAACACATCAGAATGGAGTGTGCGAAGAAGAGACGGGGGCTGCAGCAGCAGCGGAGTCATCAGAGAGTGAGGACCGCCCCGCTGAGCCAG AGGGAACCGCTCAAGAATACACAGAAACTATTGAGGTTGAATCAACAGAG tTTGTAAACAGACAGTTCGTTCCAGAAACTACCTACAGCAGCAGTGACAAAGAACAAGGAGCAGAGTGGAACACAAGTTCTCAG GCGGTTAGTGCCCTTCAGCAACCACAACAGCCACCTGCCGCCATGAGCCCAGCTTTGGTCAGCTCAGAACCACACACACTGAACGCCGTCCTCCCTCCTCCTGCAACAGATCCCGTGGTCCGAAAGCAAGCAGTTCAAGATCTCATGGCTCAAATGCAGGGTACCTTCAACTTCATGCAG GACTCTATGCTGGAGTTTGAGGGACCGCCTTTAGATCCTGCAATTGTGTCGGCACAGCCCATGAAACCTGCTCAGATGGTCTGTCCGCCAG AATCCAGACTGCCCCAACACAATGCTCTTTCTGTGCAGCCTGAACATGCGCAA GTTCCGATGGTCTCCTCCACGCCCCCTCTCTATCAGCCCCCTCATAACTCTGAGCCTCGACCGCAGACAGACTCCATTGACCCCCTGCAG GTCTCCATGCCCCTGTCGTCTGAGCAGTCCCCCACCCCTTCCTCTCAGCCCCAGGTGTTTCAACCTGTCTCCAAACCCCTTCACAGTGGCATCAACGTTAACGCAGCTCCATTCCAGTCCATGCAAGCG GTGTTCAATATGAATGCTCCAGTTCCTCCAACCAGTGAGATGGACTCTCAGAAGATTTCTAGTCAATATCAGAGCAGTTACGGTCAAGGCTACAGCACACAGGCCAACCTTCCAGCCGAGCAGCAGGAAATGCCTCAAGAAGCCCTGCAGTCAG TTGGCCCTTTCCATTCTCAAGACCAAGGTATTCCGTCTGCAGGGGGACACCAGTCTGCACCTCAGCAGCCCTCGGGGCAGGGCACAGGGTTTGGGCGTCCAGGTCAGTCCTTTTACAGCAACAGAGCAATGCCACGAGGTGGACCCAGAACTCCTAGAGGGGCTTTGAATGGCTACCGTGGACCATCAAATGGATTTAGAG cTGGATACGATGGGTATCGTGCTCCATTCCCCAACACTCCTAACACCGGATATGGGCAAACTCAGTTCAGCACGCCGCGAGATTACTCCAACACCTACCAACGG GATGGATATCAGCAAAGCTTCAAGCGAGGGGCTACCCAGGGACCTCGAGGTTGCTCTCGAG GACGTGGGGGATCATATCGGCCCAGCAGAGGAATGGGTCCCATGGCCGCCCAACAGACCAGCTAA
- the caprin1a gene encoding caprin-1a isoform X1 has product MPSVTTGDNAVHSSSPDSGSAPSEALKQVLVVIDKKVRNMEKKKSKLDDYQTRKNKGERLNHDQLEALSKAPEVAHNLDFARELQKNFLALNVEIQKTVKKATRREQLKREEAERKRLKAVLEVQYLLEQLGEESVRQDLTQSSGDAPLLTESELTGLDEFYKLIGPERDSSVRLAEQFEEASIHLWELLEGRDKAVAGTTYKALKETLDKMLLSGYFDRAQTHQNGVCEEETGAAAAAESSESEDRPAEPEGTAQEYTETIEVESTEFVNRQFVPETTYSSSDKEQGAEWNTSSQAVSALQQPQQPPAAMSPALVSSEPHTLNAVLPPPATDPVVRKQAVQDLMAQMQGTFNFMQDSMLEFEGPPLDPAIVSAQPMKPAQMVCPPESRLPQHNALSVQPEHAQVPMVSSTPPLYQPPHNSEPRPQTDSIDPLQVSMPLSSEQSPTPSSQPQVFQPVSKPLHSGINVNAAPFQSMQAVFNMNAPVPPTSEMDSQKISSQYQSSYGQGYSTQANLPAEQQEMPQEALQSVVGPFHSQDQGIPSAGGHQSAPQQPSGQGTGFGRPGQSFYSNRAMPRGGPRTPRGALNGYRGPSNGFRAGYDGYRAPFPNTPNTGYGQTQFSTPRDYSNTYQRDGYQQSFKRGATQGPRGCSRGRGGSYRPSRGMGPMAAQQTS; this is encoded by the exons ATGCCATCAGTGACCACTGGCGACAATGCTGTTCACTCCTCCAGTCCGGATTCGGGCTCTGCGCCATCTGAAGCCCTCAAGCAAGTTCTTGTTGTAATCGACAAGAAGGTTCGCAACATGGAAAAGAAAAAG AGCAAGCTGGATGATTACCAGACAAGAAAGAACAAAGGAGAACGCCTCAACCACGATCAGCTG GAGGCTTTATCTAAAGCTCCGGAGGTGGCTCACAACTTGGACTTTGCCCGTGAGTTGCAGAAAAACTTCCTGGCTTTAAATGTGGAG ATCCAGAAAACGGTGAAAAAGGCGACACGACGGGAGCAGTTGAAGAGGGAGGAGGCAGAGCGCAAGAGACTGAAGGCAGTGCTGGAGGTGCAGTACTTGCTGGAGCAGCTGGGGGAGGAGAGCGTGAGGCAGGACCTGACTCAGTCCAGTGGGGATGCCCCCTTGCTCACAGAGTCAGAGCTCACGGGCCTGGACGAGTTCTACAAGCTAATTGGGCCTGAGCGGGACTCTAGCGTGAG GTTGGCTGAGCAGTTTGAGGAAGCATCCATTCATTTGTGGGAGCTTTTGGAAGGAAGGGATAAAGCTGTGGCTGGAACcacat ACAAAGCCCTTAAGGAAACCTTGGACAAGATGCTGCTAAGTGGGTACTTTGATCGTGCCCAAACACATCAGAATGGAGTGTGCGAAGAAGAGACGGGGGCTGCAGCAGCAGCGGAGTCATCAGAGAGTGAGGACCGCCCCGCTGAGCCAG AGGGAACCGCTCAAGAATACACAGAAACTATTGAGGTTGAATCAACAGAG tTTGTAAACAGACAGTTCGTTCCAGAAACTACCTACAGCAGCAGTGACAAAGAACAAGGAGCAGAGTGGAACACAAGTTCTCAG GCGGTTAGTGCCCTTCAGCAACCACAACAGCCACCTGCCGCCATGAGCCCAGCTTTGGTCAGCTCAGAACCACACACACTGAACGCCGTCCTCCCTCCTCCTGCAACAGATCCCGTGGTCCGAAAGCAAGCAGTTCAAGATCTCATGGCTCAAATGCAGGGTACCTTCAACTTCATGCAG GACTCTATGCTGGAGTTTGAGGGACCGCCTTTAGATCCTGCAATTGTGTCGGCACAGCCCATGAAACCTGCTCAGATGGTCTGTCCGCCAG AATCCAGACTGCCCCAACACAATGCTCTTTCTGTGCAGCCTGAACATGCGCAA GTTCCGATGGTCTCCTCCACGCCCCCTCTCTATCAGCCCCCTCATAACTCTGAGCCTCGACCGCAGACAGACTCCATTGACCCCCTGCAG GTCTCCATGCCCCTGTCGTCTGAGCAGTCCCCCACCCCTTCCTCTCAGCCCCAGGTGTTTCAACCTGTCTCCAAACCCCTTCACAGTGGCATCAACGTTAACGCAGCTCCATTCCAGTCCATGCAAGCG GTGTTCAATATGAATGCTCCAGTTCCTCCAACCAGTGAGATGGACTCTCAGAAGATTTCTAGTCAATATCAGAGCAGTTACGGTCAAGGCTACAGCACACAGGCCAACCTTCCAGCCGAGCAGCAGGAAATGCCTCAAGAAGCCCTGCAGTCAG TAGTTGGCCCTTTCCATTCTCAAGACCAAGGTATTCCGTCTGCAGGGGGACACCAGTCTGCACCTCAGCAGCCCTCGGGGCAGGGCACAGGGTTTGGGCGTCCAGGTCAGTCCTTTTACAGCAACAGAGCAATGCCACGAGGTGGACCCAGAACTCCTAGAGGGGCTTTGAATGGCTACCGTGGACCATCAAATGGATTTAGAG cTGGATACGATGGGTATCGTGCTCCATTCCCCAACACTCCTAACACCGGATATGGGCAAACTCAGTTCAGCACGCCGCGAGATTACTCCAACACCTACCAACGG GATGGATATCAGCAAAGCTTCAAGCGAGGGGCTACCCAGGGACCTCGAGGTTGCTCTCGAG GACGTGGGGGATCATATCGGCCCAGCAGAGGAATGGGTCCCATGGCCGCCCAACAGACCAGCTAA
- the caprin1a gene encoding caprin-1a isoform X3, producing MPSVTTGDNAVHSSSPDSGSAPSEALKQVLVVIDKKVRNMEKKKSKLDDYQTRKNKGERLNHDQLEALSKAPEVAHNLDFARELQKNFLALNVEIQKTVKKATRREQLKREEAERKRLKAVLEVQYLLEQLGEESVRQDLTQSSGDAPLLTESELTGLDEFYKLIGPERDSSVRLAEQFEEASIHLWELLEGRDKAVAGTTYKALKETLDKMLLSGYFDRAQTHQNGVCEEETGAAAAAESSESEDRPAEPEGTAQEYTETIEVESTEFVNRQFVPETTYSSSDKEQGAEWNTSSQAVSALQQPQQPPAAMSPALVSSEPHTLNAVLPPPATDPVVRKQAVQDLMAQMQGTFNFMQDSMLEFEGPPLDPAIVSAQPMKPAQMVCPPESRLPQHNALSVQPEHAQVPMVSSTPPLYQPPHNSEPRPQTDSIDPLQVSMPLSSEQSPTPSSQPQVFQPVSKPLHSGINVNAAPFQSMQAVFNMNAPVPPTSEMDSQKISSQYQSSYGQGYSTQANLPAEQQEMPQEALQSDQGIPSAGGHQSAPQQPSGQGTGFGRPGQSFYSNRAMPRGGPRTPRGALNGYRGPSNGFRAGYDGYRAPFPNTPNTGYGQTQFSTPRDYSNTYQRDGYQQSFKRGATQGPRGCSRGRGGSYRPSRGMGPMAAQQTS from the exons ATGCCATCAGTGACCACTGGCGACAATGCTGTTCACTCCTCCAGTCCGGATTCGGGCTCTGCGCCATCTGAAGCCCTCAAGCAAGTTCTTGTTGTAATCGACAAGAAGGTTCGCAACATGGAAAAGAAAAAG AGCAAGCTGGATGATTACCAGACAAGAAAGAACAAAGGAGAACGCCTCAACCACGATCAGCTG GAGGCTTTATCTAAAGCTCCGGAGGTGGCTCACAACTTGGACTTTGCCCGTGAGTTGCAGAAAAACTTCCTGGCTTTAAATGTGGAG ATCCAGAAAACGGTGAAAAAGGCGACACGACGGGAGCAGTTGAAGAGGGAGGAGGCAGAGCGCAAGAGACTGAAGGCAGTGCTGGAGGTGCAGTACTTGCTGGAGCAGCTGGGGGAGGAGAGCGTGAGGCAGGACCTGACTCAGTCCAGTGGGGATGCCCCCTTGCTCACAGAGTCAGAGCTCACGGGCCTGGACGAGTTCTACAAGCTAATTGGGCCTGAGCGGGACTCTAGCGTGAG GTTGGCTGAGCAGTTTGAGGAAGCATCCATTCATTTGTGGGAGCTTTTGGAAGGAAGGGATAAAGCTGTGGCTGGAACcacat ACAAAGCCCTTAAGGAAACCTTGGACAAGATGCTGCTAAGTGGGTACTTTGATCGTGCCCAAACACATCAGAATGGAGTGTGCGAAGAAGAGACGGGGGCTGCAGCAGCAGCGGAGTCATCAGAGAGTGAGGACCGCCCCGCTGAGCCAG AGGGAACCGCTCAAGAATACACAGAAACTATTGAGGTTGAATCAACAGAG tTTGTAAACAGACAGTTCGTTCCAGAAACTACCTACAGCAGCAGTGACAAAGAACAAGGAGCAGAGTGGAACACAAGTTCTCAG GCGGTTAGTGCCCTTCAGCAACCACAACAGCCACCTGCCGCCATGAGCCCAGCTTTGGTCAGCTCAGAACCACACACACTGAACGCCGTCCTCCCTCCTCCTGCAACAGATCCCGTGGTCCGAAAGCAAGCAGTTCAAGATCTCATGGCTCAAATGCAGGGTACCTTCAACTTCATGCAG GACTCTATGCTGGAGTTTGAGGGACCGCCTTTAGATCCTGCAATTGTGTCGGCACAGCCCATGAAACCTGCTCAGATGGTCTGTCCGCCAG AATCCAGACTGCCCCAACACAATGCTCTTTCTGTGCAGCCTGAACATGCGCAA GTTCCGATGGTCTCCTCCACGCCCCCTCTCTATCAGCCCCCTCATAACTCTGAGCCTCGACCGCAGACAGACTCCATTGACCCCCTGCAG GTCTCCATGCCCCTGTCGTCTGAGCAGTCCCCCACCCCTTCCTCTCAGCCCCAGGTGTTTCAACCTGTCTCCAAACCCCTTCACAGTGGCATCAACGTTAACGCAGCTCCATTCCAGTCCATGCAAGCG GTGTTCAATATGAATGCTCCAGTTCCTCCAACCAGTGAGATGGACTCTCAGAAGATTTCTAGTCAATATCAGAGCAGTTACGGTCAAGGCTACAGCACACAGGCCAACCTTCCAGCCGAGCAGCAGGAAATGCCTCAAGAAGCCCTGCAGTCAG ACCAAGGTATTCCGTCTGCAGGGGGACACCAGTCTGCACCTCAGCAGCCCTCGGGGCAGGGCACAGGGTTTGGGCGTCCAGGTCAGTCCTTTTACAGCAACAGAGCAATGCCACGAGGTGGACCCAGAACTCCTAGAGGGGCTTTGAATGGCTACCGTGGACCATCAAATGGATTTAGAG cTGGATACGATGGGTATCGTGCTCCATTCCCCAACACTCCTAACACCGGATATGGGCAAACTCAGTTCAGCACGCCGCGAGATTACTCCAACACCTACCAACGG GATGGATATCAGCAAAGCTTCAAGCGAGGGGCTACCCAGGGACCTCGAGGTTGCTCTCGAG GACGTGGGGGATCATATCGGCCCAGCAGAGGAATGGGTCCCATGGCCGCCCAACAGACCAGCTAA